CGCCTCGCCCTCGCCCGCACGCTGGGGGCCGACCGGGTGATGGACGCCCGGACCGAGGACGTCCCCGGGATCGTACGCGCGCTCACGGACGGGGCGGGGGCGGACGTGCTGCTCGAGTTCTCCGGGCACGGGCAGGGGCTCCACAACGGACTGGCGGCGCTGCGCAACGGGGGGTTCGCCGCGCTCTTGGGCCTCCCCGGTCGGCCCATCGAACTGGACCTTGCCAACGACGTGATCGTCAAGGGCATCCGCCTCCAGGGGATCTTCGGCCGGCGGTTGTGGGAGACATGGTACGAGGCCACGGCACTGCTCGCCTCGGGGGTGGACATCCGGCCGGTGATTACGCACCGGCTGCCGATGGCTCGGTTCGCGGAGGCGTTCGCCTTGATGCGGTCGGGCGAGTGTGGGAAGGTGCTCCTGACGGTGGAGGACAGCCGCACCGGCTGACCCCCACCGTCAGGGACGCGCGATTGCGTTACCGTCCGTGTGGTGCGCTGACCACCACCGACCCGCTCGGAGCGCGGCGTCCGCCCGCCGGTTCCCGGGTGACTTCGATCGCATCGGGCGGGACGGCCAACTCCGGTCCCTCCACGATCAGCCTGGCATCCCCGCCGGCGTCAAGCCGAGCCGTGCCGAGCGAGGTCCATCGGTCTCCGTGGCGCACCCAGGCCTGATAGGTCTCGCCCGCCGGGGGTGGCGCGAACTCCTCAAAGGTCAGCACCGCGATGCCCACCCCGGCCTGGCCGCGGTAGACCGCATGCGTCCGCGCCGGCACACCCGGGGCGGGCTCGAGGCGGACCGCCACGGTCTCGCTCGACGTAAGCAGGGCGAGCGCCCGGGCATCGCGCCCCCGCGCCACCTGATCGTCGTGTACGCGGATCCCCAACAGCGTTCCCAGTCCGAGCGCGCCGACCACCAGCGCGGTGACCGCGGGAGACAGGCCCGCCCTGAGTTTCTGCAGGCCGGCCCGGATTCGGGTCTTGGCGGTTCCGAGCGGGAGGCGGAGTTCGGCGGCGACCTGTTCGTGGGTTAAGTTTTCGAAGAAGGCAAGGTCCACCGCTTGACGCTGCGTTGGCGGAAGCGCCTCCAGCGCGTCGCGGACGATAGCGCGCTCGGCTTCGCGCCTCACCACCTCGCCCGGCTCGGGGGCGGGATCGGGGACCTGCGCCAGCCGCTGGCCGTCCGGGTCCTCGTCCAGCCGCGGCTGCCGGCTCCGCCGGCGAAGTTCGTTCAGGATCCGAAAGTGGGCGATCTGGAAGACCCACGGCCGGAACGCGCCCCGCTCCGGCGAGAAGGTGCCGGCCTTGCGCCACACCGCGAGGAAGACGTCTTGGACGATCTCTTCCGCCGACACGCGGTCCACCGTCTGCGCGGCCAGGGAGAAGATCCGCGAGGCGTACCGGCCGTAGAGCGGCCCGAGGGCGTCCTGGCGGCCGGCCGCCAGCAGCCGCATCAAGTCCTCGTCGCTGGGATCGCGCGGCTCGCCGGCGCCGCGGCCCGCGTGCACCTCCCGCCGCCACCCCCACCGCGGACGCTCGGCCGGCATGCTCAGTTCCCGACCGTGATCGTCCCGTGCATGAACGGGTGGATCATGCAGGCGTACTCATAGGTCCCGGCCTTGTCGAAGGTGACCGTAAAGCTTGTGCCGGGTAGGATCGGGCCGGAGTTCCACCGCTGGTCCGCGCTCGTCGACGTGTGGGGGATGGCGTCGGCGTTGATCCAGGTGACAG
This genomic stretch from bacterium harbors:
- a CDS encoding sigma-70 family RNA polymerase sigma factor; amino-acid sequence: MPAERPRWGWRREVHAGRGAGEPRDPSDEDLMRLLAAGRQDALGPLYGRYASRIFSLAAQTVDRVSAEEIVQDVFLAVWRKAGTFSPERGAFRPWVFQIAHFRILNELRRRSRQPRLDEDPDGQRLAQVPDPAPEPGEVVRREAERAIVRDALEALPPTQRQAVDLAFFENLTHEQVAAELRLPLGTAKTRIRAGLQKLRAGLSPAVTALVVGALGLGTLLGIRVHDDQVARGRDARALALLTSSETVAVRLEPAPGVPARTHAVYRGQAGVGIAVLTFEEFAPPPAGETYQAWVRHGDRWTSLGTARLDAGGDARLIVEGPELAVPPDAIEVTREPAGGRRAPSGSVVVSAPHGR